The Rosa rugosa chromosome 3, drRosRugo1.1, whole genome shotgun sequence sequence ATGGTGGCTCGGACATCTTCTGCCATATTGTCCACTGTCACCTGGAGTGTATCAAGGGCATCACTCATCCCCCCCATTTGCTCATTCAGAACGGGAGCTTCTTCCTCATTTCTATCCCTTCCGCTTCCTCGAGCTTTACATTTTTCAAGGGCCACAACTCGGTCCTTTAGGCTCTCCACCTATATCATCCGCGCCGCCAACCCATCTAGGTCGATGCAGTCCAACACATTAGTGATATCAATCAATCTGTCGGGCCCCCTCCCCCCCGGCAAGTTCTCCGAGTTGTTGGTCATACCAATCGAATCTTTGTTGGTTTGTCATTTTGCCTGTCATCGTAGTGAGCTTTTCGAGCCGAGTTGGCTTTGATACCAACTGTCATGGGCTTACTTTGCGATGCGCAAAGAGGATCGCGCGACACTTGCGAGTaagcaagtcagccaagtgagtaccttgcaaggaacaatgaaaacCACATGATATTAAAAGGGTGTTAGCggcaagcaagaacacaattgtATAAATGTTTagcaaccacgaagaacaaaTGAATAATCGAAAGAAAATATCAAGGAGTAATCTCACGGGACACAGATGATTAAAaaattcctcttttattgatggtaagacggtaagggaggcaaaagtacatgtgcttacctatactagtttcgtagtccaaactatgccgactaggaacccctccTTAAAGAGCATATCAGACTTACATGATCAAGGCAGTGGGATACATGCACTTAGCCGAGGAGACTaaatgctaaataaaataaaggagtaaatactgtttagtccttgagcttttgaccataaaacacttcagtccctgaccttctaatttcacacgtttagtccctgtacttcgaaatttcagaccaataggtccttgccgtctaaaagtcgcggcgaaatgtctattatgccctcagacaaaggaataaatttattattaagaaaaagaactgaaggcataatagacatttcaccgcgacttttagacacaatgacctattggtctgaaattttgaagtacagggactaaacgtgtgaaattagaaggtcagggactgaagtgttttatggtcaaaagctcaatgactaaacagtatttagtcctaaaataaattacataatttgtaaattaccaaaacattcCTAGCGCacaagcaaaccaaccaaaggcttaactAATGACCCAGGACAAGGTTActtgcggcattacaagtgTGGCCCCTAACACATGGCAAAGCATGCTCTTAGTAAGCGCTGAGCCTCTGTAGTTTTCATTGATTCTCATCGATGATAGTCAAGAGAGTTGTAACGTACGTACTTCTATTTATCGACTATATCATCCATTTTGTCCAAGTAATTAAGATCTGAAGTACCCGCTTTCTTTTATCTCAAAATGGAAGTTTATCACCTTGTGTTTAAGAAAGCGCAAAACGAAAATTGAGGGCTAGACAATGAGTGTTTCAGAAGTTGGTTTTACTTTTTAGGCGGttggtgaagaaaaaaaaaacagcgaaaaataaataaatcttgAAGCACTTGAATCCGCTTGGATCACATCTCAGACAAACAAAAACGAGACGTTGGGTAATGACACAAAATGCACGCTGCAGCGTATATTTCTTACTTTGCCTTTTACATGAAATATATCCTACATTTTGAAATATTCTAATTACCTGCATGGCAAATCTTACATCCTTATTTGTCTCCGGCCTTAGCACAAGCGTAACTGCATATAAAGTATTAGTACTATTGTTGGTGTTGGCTTTCATCAAACTATATATTTTAACGGTTCTCCCCTGAAGATAAATTTCTAGCTATGCCTTGTTGGAGCATAGGACTGAAAATCTTCGTGTCACTAGtttaatactttaaatcaagtTTCTGGTCCAACGAAATAATCAAAGGCCTCTTGGTATTCTTGAGATCTATACTCAAATTTAATGAGGTATCAgcaaggttttaaatttctccgaaatttccgtcgaaatttccgtaattttgaagtaccgaaacgaaattcatatgctatatcatttccgtcagaagtttcccgaaattttccgaaattttccgtacatttccacgaaattcttaatttccgaaatatctacacacacaatatatatttaaaaattcacaccaaattttgtccgaaatttctctaaaatttctgttaaatttttttgtcacctacaatgaatttttacttcacacttttatagagaaaataagaaattttgatttttttttttttttttttttttttttgcaatcaagttgaatacaacaaaaaacctttttgtttttatctgctacaaagttgaatgctccaaccataacatgatttcctttttgcttcgtctcaaatattgtatgttttcatacactgtaacatcatattaggtaattccacaatatccgatatatggattgcatgtggaaagggaacaacacatacacatacaataaccatgtgatgaagtacgaaaatcatttccaaaattcatgtacttgggagcagtattgtatgatactaaatgaaagcagttcaatcagctagatcgaaccacattgtagtagcttttatattccttttgttgtactcattcattttcattcacgaggttttggttttacgtgccccgccccacccccttgtaattttctaattattaaaaaaagtaaatcatatttacattatcaatatacaacacattatcaatacacaaagataaaaacactagtttagcaatctcgtccatataaaatatcataattctattataaatgtataattttagagatgttacattgtaaataggtttattataggttagtttagtctatgtaaaagtttcattcaaaaatatcattttataaatccaattaatttgatttctttatttttaaccgaaatcgaaactttctccgaaatttccttaaatttgaagtaccgaaatcgaaaccgaaaccgaaatttgaaaccttgggtATCAgctcttctttattttcttattacCTCATTCTCTTTGTTACTCTCTAACGTTGATTTAAATTGAGTGTTCAAATCCGCTCTTTATGGCCCCACCCGGGTTTTCTCTCTCCCATATTGAGAGTCGGTGGCACTCTTTCCCGTCCACCATGGGCGCTTTTGCCCGGAGTTTTTCTCTCATCTAAGGCTTTGTGACTCTCCTTTCCCTTCTTTGTACTTCCCTTTCAGTTGTTTGTCTTCCCTTTCAGTTTGTTTCTTGGTTTGTTCCTCTTGATCCCGAGCCACTTTTTTCCAGATCTATTCTTATTCATCCTCTCAAACTAGTTGCTGTACTTGTGCATCGCTTTCACCGACGGCTCTTACCCTTTTCCTTCTTCCATGGCCTATATATGCGTTCCTTGGAGCTCTGATCAAAACAAGGTTTTCCTGCTTGTGCACCCGATGATGCAACAAGGGAGTGAACTCCCTTTGGGTGCCTGTCTCTTCAATCTCTTTATGGATCTCACATTTCTTTCTCTTCAATTGGATTTTCTGGTTGATTTCATAGCAGAAGAAGTTCTCAGAATCGGAGATGGTTTGAGTTCTTTGTTCCTTGATTTTGTATATGAAATTTTGTTCGCTGGGTTCTCTTTGTTTGGAACCGCCATCGGAGCCACTAACGATCTCTGGATTTGGTCTGTTTGTGTTACTGGTTGCTCGTTTCTTCACAGCGGCGCGGCGATTTCTTCTGGTTCTTCGTCGTTGCTGGATTTCTATTTGGCTGACCTAGATTGCGGGCTTGCGTAGTTTGGGCCCACTGTGTTTTTCTGTCTTTTGTTTCGGCCTTTTTCTAGGCctatgtggttttttttttttttgataaagaaATTACACATAAGCAACAAAGCTAGATACATTCATCTCTAAGGCAACCATGACCTAGGCGATCAAAAAGGACCGCTCTTGAAATACTAGAGGGAAGTAAATTTCCCTAGTCTTTTTCTCTATTACCAGTTAGTCCTAGGTGTATGTGCACAAGCATCAACAACAAAGTTGGTCTCCCTGAAGATATGCTTGAAAGAGATGGTATTGAATCACAAGCATCAACAACAAAGTCTTTTGCGAACATCTTCTATGATCTGCTGGATTTTCCAAGGGGGATTGATTTTCTTCGTAACTTCATCAATCACAAGCTTGCAATCTCCTTCTGCTTGAATGTCTTTGATGCCTTTACTGGTTGCATGTAAAAGGCCCTCTCTTAAGGCTAAAGCCTCCGCCATGGGAACAGACGCTTTTCCAGCATTCTTGGACATAGCAGCAATAGGGTTACCATAGAAACCTCTTAGAACAAAGCCACAACCAGCTGAGTTACAAGAGACAAAACCATCAACGTTTATTTTAACTGAGTTGGCTTGAGGAGGGTACCATTTGATAGTACCATTGGTTTTTTAAATGGCTCCTCGGGGCATCAAGTGGTTATGATCTGTATAGTTTTTCATCATTGCTGCAGCAGCAGGAACAATAGAAGTTGGATGTTTTCTTATGTTCCTAAAAGTACAGTCATTCCTGGCTTTCTAGATTTGCCAGCATATAGTCAGTGTTTTCATAAACAACTCTTTATCAAAGTTTTTCCTTAAGAATAAAGATTAAACACATTAATATAGCCATCACTCTAGTTGTGAGGAGTGCTCAAATTGATATGATTCCAGATTTCCTTTGCAAAGGGGCAGTCACCGAACAGATGTTCAACTGTTTCATTATCCATGTTGCATAAAGAATAACAATATTCaacgaggaaataacgatttcgtcgttattactttggcggaaaattatgtaaaacccgccaaattcgatggtgacaaaactatggtttcctcgctaaaagttcGTGTTTTACGAGGAattatttcctcgtcaaaagaagcaattatggaggaaataacgatttcgtcgttattactttggcggaaaattatgtaaaacccgccaaattcaatggtgacaagactatggtttcctcgctaaaagtacgtgttttacgaggaactatttcctcgtcaaaagaagcaattagggaggaaataacgatttcatcgttatttgtttggcgaaaaattatataaaacccACCAAATTCAAGGGCGACAAaagtatggtttcctcgctaaaagtccgtcttttacgaggaactattttctcgtcaaaagaagcaattagggaggaaataatgatttcgtcgttatttgtttggcggaaaattatgtaaaacccgccaaattcaagggcgacaaaagtatggtttcctcgctaaaagtccatcttttacgaggaactatttcgtcgtcaaaagaagcaatttgggaggaaataacgatttcgtcgttatttgtttggcggaaaattatgtaattaaaattgaagtttttatcttatgttcacgcacatccatcgatggaatatttacagacgtgatgtgaaaaaataagcacgtttcgcggtcgtcatgccacCGGTCAACTAAGAAGATATACAAGTGACgatggttgaccaattcgatcggattcgaaaataaggtgaaattggctaaattttttagcacactcataatttattgtaataatcatatctaacggttggtttttccattttctttgaattgatagaggtttctctttagAGTGTATatgatataaatataggtttataagagtaactaagtttgacctagttgatcgaattcgaaacgagaaccaaattgactgaaatttctacaaccaccataaaacattacaatctctccatcgagcggttggtttctccaaattcattttccacttcatatttgctttagaatgaagctcaacaatttaaatgcaatgtataagttatacaactttaggagacaaattagtacataccaacgtatttgtaattaaaattgaaatttttatcttatgtccaatcacatccatcgatgaaatatttacaaacgtgatgtaaaaaaataagcacgtttcgcagtcgtcacgccatcggtcaaccaagaaaacatacaaatgactacggttgaccaatccgatcgggttcgaaactatggtgaaattgactaaatttttaaccacacgcataatttattgtaataatcacatccaacggtcggttttctcattttctttgaattgatagaggttgctctttgaaaTGTATGATacataaatatagatttataaaaaaattagtgtctataaatatttattataaataaagcccACAAGGCCCGTCCTGAAAAAGCCatcaaggcccggcccgaaaaaacccgcaaggcccgctttatatggatgggcttggatctttcgatttacaataaagcctGGCCcgtcattatttaaaaatatagtaagGCCCGGCCGGACCCGACCCAATCCCGCTatgaatgggccgggccgggccgtatatatatagagacacacatatacatatacatatacacagTCCTTCTCAGGTAAGGATCTTCTTACCTAAGTTTgggaacggatttccatatttgaccacttttcgatcacatattcacatcttaactgttcagtttttagatatatatgagtagatcatctctgcatattttcagtcaaatcggtgatcgttaaggtatcgaactagattaaatcaatggacgaatcgAATCTatccaacatgaaccgttcatacatataattgtaaatcgcagttttgaatgtcttaacgagaattaatttggctgaaaatttgtagaagtgatctacacattaggacctaaaaactgaacggttgatatgccaaaatataatcgaaaagtgggtctaatatcttatccctaaaaaagaccaaaaaaagggatccctcactagaagggccttgtgtgtgtgtgtgtgtgtgtatatatatatatatatatatatatatatatgtatgtatacacacacatatatatgtatatgtatatgtatgtgtcTATATATCCCTCACTGCTAATGATCAGCTATTGATAAATGTTACAAATGAAGAGCACAATGATAATGTGATGTCAGCCAGTAATCAAGACCCTCCTACAGGTATATacaatactatatatatatattgttatatTTTGAGAACTAAAATATTTGTGTACATTAATTAAGAATTATGTTAAAGGTCCAACAAAAAAGGTGCGGGGAAAGACAAGAGGAGTGAATGCAGATAAGGTGCTTTCTCAATTGAATGCTAAAATACCTGTCACTCTGACCGAACAAAATGGCAGGCCTACAGGCCCATATGCTGAAATGTTGGCCAATGAAATTGGTTTCACAGTTCGAAACCATGCCCCACTAAATGTGGAAAAATGGAAGAAGATTTCGAAAATTGAAGTGGATAAGTTGGTTAAAAGAATAACGGTGAGTGATGGTTTGTTTTTTTGAAATGTAAGTTTACATTGATTGctttaattaaatattttgtttgaCATGAAATTATTTATATGCAGAACAAGTTTGACATTGACATGTCTCTCTCTTGGGTCGAGAGATATGTAATTACAACATGTCAGActgtattttgtaattttcgttaTAAGTTGAAGAAACATTTTGAGAAATTTTCAACAATCGAGGAAGCAATTGAAAACAAACACGATGATGTCAAGACTCAGGAAGAATGGGAGTTTCTCTGTGCTCGTTTTTCTAGTGAAAAGTTTCAGGTACaatattgtttatttttttttaactatttttCAACACAGTTCACTTTTTTGTTATattagttttctttttcattcagATTCCAACTAATTGTTTGATATTTCATAATAATTTTTTAGATTCGTTCAGAGAAGAATGCTATAAATAGGTCAAAGTTGACACATCACCACAAAGCTGGGTCAAAGTCATTTATGTCTCACCAAGAGCAAATTGTAAGatatttataaattttgttaataaATTTATAGCTTCAATATATATTTGTAGATGTTAAAAGAATATGTTTGAATGCAATAGGCAGCACAGACTAGAGAGATGCAAGGTGCAATTGATCGCTTTGAAACAGAGTACAAAAGCACTAAAAAAAGGTTGGGACTTGGGAGCAAAAGCAAAGTGGGTAAGTAACTTGTTAACGATGCATACATATGAACAAAAGTTCTATAATGTATATATTTTGACCATGACCATAGGTGAAATTAATATAAATTCCCTAAATATGATTAAATTGATCAGGTTGTAATTGAGAAATTGCATATCATATCCAactgtatatattttttattgtaGGATGAAATGATTAAGATGCGAACTGAGACAACTCAACCTGATGGAACTCGGACAATGACAGATGATGAAATTTGTGCAAAAGTCCTCGGAGTCAAATCAGGCTACATCAAGGGTTGTGGTTTTGGCCCTAGACCTCCACCATCAAGAGTCTCTCATTCGTCGAGAAATGAAATGTCTGAAAAGAATAAAGTGTTGCAAGAACAGCTTCAAGAGACCCAACACCTTGTAGGGACTCAACAACAAAAGATTGATGCACAAAATGAGGTGATCCAAAGATTGGAGGAGCAAGccaaaaagtttgaggagttcATAGCTAACTTTTCCAGGCAACATCCATCAAGTTAGTATCTTTATTAGAGAACTTAAACATGGAGAAATAATTTTTTAGATCATCTTGATTTTGTTATTGGTTTTAGACTATTTTTGTTACTCCTTATATTAGGAAACACTTTGATTGTTACTTTGGttttattattatgagatttattATTGGTTTGACTATTTCAATtagttttaaatattttcatGTAATATGGTACAGAACAATCGGTGACAAAACCATATGCATTGTCAACATTTTCCTCGTAATAAGCAATCAATTGTAACGAAAAagaatttcctcgctataggcTATAGAATGTATAACGACGAAAATAAATATCATCGCTATACAATACACAACTTATGACgacaaaaataaatttcctCGTTAAAGATTATAATATATACGACGATGAAAGTAAATTTCATCGCTGTAGGTTATACAACCTAACGACAAAAGTAAAAttcctcgctatagactatacaacctacaacgtcaaaagtaaatttcctcgctatagactatacaacttacaacgacaaaagtaaatttcctcgctatagcAAATACTTaacctacaacgacaaaagtaaatttcctcgctataaaCCTTATAACCTATATCGACAAATGTAAAGTTCCTCGTCATTGAGTACCTTTGGCGAGGAATACACCATATAACCTACATCGACAAATGTAAATTTCCTCGTCATTGAGTACCTTTAGCGAGGAATAGTTTTCCCTCGTACAAGATATATATaaggaagaaaataaatttcctcGTTAAAGATTGCTTATAGTGAGGAAAGACTTCCTTGCCAAAAGATACCTACAACGACGAAAatgttttttcaattttttattatttataatttctaaattatttacatatcattagcgaggaaataatactttagcgatgaaatttattttatcgggaaatatatttaacgactattttTTGGTCTTCAGACATTTTTAGTGAGAAAAAAGTATGAGTATAGGCGAGGAAAAAATTTGTAGCTAAAGAATAACggcaagaaaaaaatatattcatcgaGAAAAGGGATTGGCGAGGAAATAGTATTTTTCTCGCGGAAACTTTTCTTGACCACCCTACCGCGAGGAACTGGTGACCAAAATATTTTCCTCGCGAAAACACTACGGCGAGGAAATCTCAGTTTTCAGCGACAAATTTGTTCCTCGCAAATTAGCATTTCTGTTGTAGTGGTTCCTGCTGTTCAGGATACCCTTTCAAGCAAAGGAGGAAGATTGTTTATTCTTTGCCCGAAAGAAAGAGGCCTTTCTCAGATACTTTTTCCTCATGATTTGGACCCACCAATTATTTGGCTCATTTAGAATTTTCCATGCAAGTTTTGCTATGGCTGCATTATTGTAATAGGCTACTGGCCTTATCCTTATTCCTCCAACTGACTTGGGGGTGCAAACCTGGTTCAAAGCAACTGGAGGGCATTTAGCACTTGAACCCCAAAAGAACTCTCTGGCTTCCTTGTCTATGTTCTAGGCCTATGTGGTTATTTTCCTTCAGTTTGTGTTGTGTTCCAACAATTTTGTTTACTGGGTTTACTAGTTTGTAATTCTAGTTTGTTGCAATAAAATTTGTTATGTTGtttattcaacaaaaaaaaaaaagttgttatgttgtttgtcaaaaaaaaaaaaatctctctctTTACGTATCCTTCACCTAATTCATCAATGTTACTGGCCCAATAAGAGCCCACTTCAAGGCATTTGACCCAAGGTAGTAAGTATAAGATAAAAGTTGTCacaattggtaaaaaaaaaatattataactCCAAAGGCATCAAATACTAGTCAATTTTCTACAATAAGAAGAAAA is a genomic window containing:
- the LOC133737688 gene encoding uncharacterized protein LOC133737688, encoding MSASNQDPPTGPTKKVRGKTRGVNADKVLSQLNAKIPVTLTEQNGRPTGPYAEMLANEIGFTVRNHAPLNVEKWKKISKIEVDKLVKRITNKFDIDMSLSWVERYVITTCQTVFCNFRYKLKKHFEKFSTIEEAIENKHDDVKTQEEWEFLCARFSSEKFQIRSEKNAINRSKLTHHHKAGSKSFMSHQEQIAAQTREMQGAIDRFETEYKSTKKRLGLGSKSKVG